A DNA window from Nitratidesulfovibrio sp. contains the following coding sequences:
- a CDS encoding ATP-binding protein, producing the protein MSLTTNLSGRLRNTTLPRTHALLPLFEAVVNSIHACEDLPGKGITGGSICVHIMREIKSEEQTNLLGDDGAKKTGPEALPEIVCFKIDDNGVGFNDANMMSFKELDSDYKEKKGCRGIGRLLWLKAFKDVSVKSSYFSEDGKMFQRVFTFDKQYGVKPGAPEGKIASNIREPQTVVTLSGFIPGYRKYAPKTINKIAHSMLEHCLWYFIREGGRPRISLVDGDNTVFLDDLFDGFTLGNIEHESINIKGYEFELTYIKARNPSLSCHEICYCAADRLVKKENITNKIPGLYRRMSDGSGQFAYLCFVVSSFLNERVRSERTGFDIEESRDVSGEETANQFGLFGDKVDDEIVFEDINDAVLGKIAARLGSVLDKNKEGGRKRVETFVSTVAPKYKPILRHYNEITVDPDTSDKELDIILYKKLSELEVSMISKGHDLSNPQGDESFEKYKERLGQYLAMASDIKKSDLANYVSHRKVVLDFFEGVIKRHRDGKYSQENIIHQLIMPMQVESGDIRFDDANLWLVDERLAFHNFLASDKTLSSMPITGASEALEPDIACVNIYDNPFLVNEGQKLPLASITVIEIKRPMRNDFSEGEKDNPIEQALLYVQKIRKGQVKTSDGRPVPQSESIPAFCYILADLTPKMIERAALMALKPTSDYMGYFGYNDNYKAYIEVVGFDRLILAAKERNRAFFDKLGLPSN; encoded by the coding sequence ATGAGTCTAACAACCAACTTGTCGGGAAGATTAAGGAATACAACTCTTCCCAGAACACATGCTTTATTGCCTCTCTTTGAAGCGGTTGTAAATTCTATACACGCGTGTGAAGACTTGCCTGGAAAGGGTATTACGGGTGGGTCGATATGTGTTCATATTATGCGTGAGATTAAGTCTGAAGAGCAAACAAACTTGCTCGGCGATGACGGTGCAAAAAAAACTGGCCCGGAAGCTTTGCCAGAAATAGTGTGCTTCAAAATTGATGATAACGGGGTAGGGTTTAATGATGCAAATATGATGTCTTTCAAAGAGCTTGATAGCGACTACAAAGAAAAGAAAGGGTGCCGAGGTATTGGGCGTCTGCTTTGGCTAAAAGCGTTTAAAGATGTCAGCGTGAAGAGTAGTTACTTTTCTGAGGATGGAAAAATGTTTCAGCGTGTTTTTACGTTTGACAAGCAGTATGGCGTGAAGCCGGGTGCGCCCGAAGGAAAGATTGCGTCGAATATAAGAGAGCCTCAGACTGTAGTCACATTGTCTGGATTTATTCCTGGATACCGGAAGTATGCTCCGAAAACTATTAATAAAATAGCACATAGCATGCTTGAACATTGTCTCTGGTACTTTATCCGTGAAGGGGGTAGGCCAAGGATTAGCCTCGTTGATGGGGACAATACAGTTTTCTTGGATGATCTGTTTGACGGGTTTACTTTGGGGAATATCGAACATGAGTCGATAAATATCAAAGGGTACGAATTTGAACTTACATATATCAAAGCAAGAAATCCCAGTCTGAGCTGTCATGAAATATGTTATTGTGCTGCTGATAGATTGGTTAAGAAGGAGAATATTACAAATAAAATTCCTGGGTTGTATCGGAGAATGTCAGACGGTTCTGGGCAGTTTGCATATCTCTGCTTTGTTGTTTCATCCTTCTTAAACGAACGGGTTCGCTCTGAAAGGACAGGATTTGACATTGAAGAAAGTAGGGACGTTAGCGGGGAGGAGACTGCTAATCAATTTGGACTTTTTGGTGATAAGGTTGATGATGAAATAGTTTTTGAAGATATTAATGATGCAGTATTGGGGAAGATTGCTGCAAGACTAGGTTCAGTTCTTGATAAAAATAAAGAAGGTGGGCGCAAACGGGTGGAGACTTTTGTTTCGACTGTTGCCCCCAAATATAAGCCAATACTACGTCATTATAATGAGATAACTGTTGATCCAGACACATCTGACAAGGAACTTGATATTATTCTTTACAAAAAGCTGTCGGAGCTTGAAGTGAGTATGATATCCAAAGGGCATGATTTATCAAACCCTCAGGGGGATGAGTCTTTTGAAAAGTACAAAGAGAGGTTGGGGCAATATCTAGCAATGGCAAGTGATATAAAAAAGTCGGACCTGGCAAATTATGTATCGCATAGAAAAGTAGTGTTAGATTTTTTTGAAGGAGTTATTAAACGGCACAGGGATGGAAAATATTCCCAAGAGAATATTATTCACCAGTTGATTATGCCTATGCAGGTAGAATCAGGTGACATCCGATTTGATGACGCAAACCTTTGGCTTGTAGATGAACGACTTGCTTTTCATAATTTTCTTGCTTCAGATAAAACCCTGTCCTCGATGCCAATAACGGGGGCTTCGGAGGCTCTTGAGCCAGATATAGCATGCGTTAATATCTACGATAATCCATTTTTGGTTAATGAAGGGCAGAAGTTACCGCTGGCCAGCATAACCGTCATAGAAATTAAGCGCCCTATGCGTAATGATTTCTCGGAGGGAGAGAAAGATAATCCGATTGAGCAAGCACTGCTGTATGTTCAAAAAATTCGCAAAGGACAGGTTAAAACGTCAGACGGTAGACCTGTTCCTCAGTCGGAATCTATTCCTGCATTTTGTTATATTCTTGCTGACCTAACTCCTAAGATGATAGAAAGAGCAGCTTTGATGGCGTTAAAGCCCACAAGCGATTATATGGGGTACTTTGGTTACAATGATAACTATAAAGCCTACATTGAGGTTGTAGGCTTTGATAGATTGATTTTAGCAGCGAAAGAGCGCAATAGAGCTTTTTTTGACAAGCTTGGACTTCCCTCTAATTAA